In Elusimicrobiaceae bacterium, the genomic stretch CAGCGCAATCATTTCCGGTATATGCGCCGTTGCACGACTGATAACGGTTGGCCGAGAACAATGCAGCGCATCATAATCAGCAAAAAATTTCTCTTCGTAAAACTTAGCAATATCCCACGCGCTTTTGCCTTCGCGCGCGGCGCCCACTTCCATTTTATCCTCGCCGTCATCGGCATCGGATACCAAATGTCCCACATCCGTTACGTTCATCACGTGTTTGAGCGGCCAAGTCAAGCGCAACGTGCGGGCCAGTAAATCCTCAAAAATATAAGTGCGCATATTACCGATGTGTGCGTAATTATATACTGTCGGCCCACAGCAATACATGGTTACTTGTTGTTCATGTAACGGCTTAAATAGTTCTTTTGTTTTGCTCTCTGTATTATAAAGCTGCATTGGCTTGGGCCTCTTGAAGTAAAGTATTATATTGTTCTACAACCGTTTTGAAGAACAAGTTGCAGGTCTGTTGGCCAATCTCATTGGCGGCTTGCTCTCCCAACACACAATTCACTTCTACGTCTGAAAGCGGATTAACTGCCCCCACACTAGACATAGAATAGGTAAAACCGCCGGGCCGATAGGTACGTAAAGCTTTTTTATAACCGGTCGTTAGTGCTTGTTGAAATAAAGCCATATTTTTAGCATTTGCCTGCGCACCGAGTTTAATACGTTTCACAGCTGCCACCACGGTCACGTCCGTATAACGCCCATAAGAGGAAGCAATTTCTTCAGATGTAAAATCTTCGTCTGCGGAAGGGGTATATTCTTCTTGCTCCGTAGGAGAAGTGGTTGAAAAAGCCTGTTCGTCCAAGATGCTGGGTTGCGGCAAATGGCTGGTATAATCATCTGTTGAATGTACTGTCGGCCGCGTATAAGCCGAATAATCAATCCCCGACATTTTTTGACGGGTCTTCTGATGATTGGCTTCCGCACAAGCTCCTAACAGTAAAAGACTTATTCCTATTACCCCTAATTTATTCATTTTTTCTCTCCTACAAGTACCGTAGCCACCGCTTGGCACATGGCCGCTTCCCCGCGGCCGATTTCGCCTACGTGCTCATGGCTTTTAGATTTGAAACTGACATTCTTTTCTTCTAACTGAAAAATACGGGCCAAACTGGCGCGCACCGCCGCGTAATGCGGGCTGATTTTAGGCTCTTGTGTAATTAATGTGGCATCAATGTGTACCAACTGCGCCCCTTTTTCTTTCACTATTTCCAATACGCGCGCGGCGATTTTTTTGCTATCTATATCTTTAATGGTCGGATCGGTCGGCGGGAATAAAAGGCCGATTTCTCCTTCACATAACGCCCCTAGAATAGCATCGCAAATTGCATGCAGTACTACATCTGCATCACTATGACCCAGTAGTCCTTTCGTGTGCGGAATTTCTACCCCGCCTACTATAAATTTTCGTCCGGTCTGCATCCGGTGTAAATCAAAACCAAATCCGGTACGCTGTTGCAGACCTGCCTGCAAAAGTGCTTCCGCCATAATTAAATCCTCCGGCGTAGTAATCTTCAAATTTTGATAATCCGACTTTTCTATTTGCACCCGCACACCCAAACGTTCCACCAGTTGGGACTCATCGGTAGCATCCTGCAAATAACCAAATTTATCCAAAGCACGGCGCAACACATTGGCCTGATAGCATTGCGGGGTTTGCGCCTGCCATAAAAGGGCTCGGTTTAATGTTTGTTCCACAAAGCCATTACGAACTTGTTTAATCGTATCTTTAACAGGCACTGCTAACACGGAGGCTCCATTTATAAAACCGCTTTGCAAGCAACGCGCTATCGCTTCGGCAGACACTAAGGGTCGGGCGCCGTCATGAACGGCCACCGCTTGCACCCGCGGATCCAACACTGCCACTCCGTTGATAACAGAACCTAAACGGGTGGCACCCGGTTGGGCAAAAGTTATTTGGGGAAAACAAGAACGCAACGCTTCCCAGTTTTCGCAAGCAGTGACAACCACTATTTGTTTGATGACCGATACTTTTAGGAAGGCTTCTATGGTACGAATCAGCACCGCTTTGCCGGCCAGCGGCAACATCTGCTTGGGGCGGCCCATTCGTTTGCCTAGGCCACCGGCTACTAATACGGCTCCGGCAAAATGTAAGGTTTCCGACATATTATTTCGTTTTCGCAAAAATCATCCGGCCGGAAGGAGTTTGCAAGATAGAGTAAACCGCTACTTCCGTCCGTTTACCAATATATCTGCGGCCTTCTTCCACCACTACCATGGTGCCGTCATCTAAATAACCGATTCCCTGTTCTTTTTCTTTTCCATCTTTCATGATGAACAAAGACATCGTTTCTCCCGGCAGCACTACAGGTTTTAAGGCCGTGGCCAAATCAGCAATATTCAGTACTGTTACATCATACAGAGCGCCAATTTTGTTGACGTTGAAATCTAAAGTGACCACTTCCGCGTCAAAGTTTTTAGCTAATTTGACAATCCGTTCGATTTCATTTTCTGCTTTAGGTGTTTTGGACGTTACACGCACGGTGATTTCTTTTAGCTCTTGTAAGCGGGTTGCCACATCCAAACCGCGGCGGCCTTTGGCACGCTCCAAAGGATCTTTCGACGCCGCTAAAGTATTGAGTTGTTCCAAGACAAATACGGGTAGCACAATAATACCGGAGAGAAAGTTTATTTCACATAAATCTACAATACGTCCATCCATCAAAGCACTGGCGTCCGCAATTTTGAGATGACGGCCCTTATAAGATAACCCTTCCAAATCACGTGACTTAAACAAACAGGCCAATACGCCGAATAAAATCAGCCCCATTTCCACATACCGCATATTATCCAGCCACCAGCTCGGAGCGCCGTTACCACCGAAGTTTTGTACGGCATAGTCAATAAATACAAACAACAACCATCCCAGCAAAAACCCGGAGCACGCAATCATCATTTTAATCAGACGCAATTGCTTAAATACGGCTTCTGCAATAATAACAATCAAAGCGCACAATAAACCCGCCGCCAGAGACAACGGATCTTTATCAATAAAATCATAGGTTAAAAACGGAAATGCAATTAGCGTAGACAAACGAAAAATCCAAATAGGCATATCTTCCTCCGGATACCTAGTTCTCTTAGGTACCACATATTAAAGTGTTTAATATATTTTATCATTCCGCGCGCCATTTGTCAGTCCCTTTCGCATGGTATAGGTTAAGTCTACGTCCCTACGCAGAATTTGATATGATATATATATGTTACTTCAAGGAAAAGACCTCGCCGCTTCATTACGTGCCCCGTTAGCAGAACGGGCGGATTGCGTGCGGCATCATTTGGGTCGTCCGATTACCTTGTTTGCCGTAGGCTCTACAGAAGATTACGGGGCTTATGTGTATTTACAAAAAGAAGTGCAAGCCGCTGAAAAATTGGGTATTGCCACCCAAGTACATACTGTAAATTCCCAAACACCTGTTGCCTCTTTCTTGGCGCTGTTAGATCAGGCCTCTGCCGATCCGGCTGTAGACGCTATATTAATTCCCCGTCCATTGCCGGCGGTGTTGGCGCAAAGTGGTTTTACCGCTCATCTTTCACCGGAAAAAGATATCGACGGCATGTCTACGCTGTCTATGGGCAATTTGTTTTTGTGCAAAACTTGGGCAGACGTATCGCAACTCAAAACCTTTGTACCCTGCACGGCGGCGGCAGTTATTCGTTTTTTGGATTATCATCACATTTCACCGGAAGGATTAGAGGCCGTGGTCATTGGCCGCTCTCCTACCGTTGGAAAGCCATTGGCACATCTGCTCACGTGCCGCAATGCTACTGTTAAAATTTGCCACACATTTACACCCGATTTGTCCAAAGCATTGCAACAGGCGCGACTCATTTGCAGTGCCGCCGGGCAGCCTCATTTGTTGCATGCCGAAAATGTACCGGCCGGTTGTTGCGTAATTGATATTGCTACCAATTTGGATGAAAATCAACATCTCTGCGGAGACTGCCAAACCGAAGAGCTACTCGCAAAAGGATGCAATGTTTCTTCCGTTCCGGGCGGTATCGGGCCGGTAACGCTTGCATGTTTGCTCGAAAACATTATATTATGTGGAGAAAGAAAGAAGGAGACAAACCAATGAAAAATTTAATTTGCTTGATGACTATTGTACTTGGGACGGTCCTGCTGACCGCTTGCGCCTCTACTCAGGAAAATCCTGAAGAGCAAGGTACCCGTTATCAAAAGAAAATTTATTTAACGGAAAAAGATTATATGGACGATTTGGAAACCACTGCCCAGGCAGAACGACGGGAAGCCAAACCTAATACGGAATCCGAATACATCTATAATGTACAGCCGGAAACTCAAAAGAATGTATATTTCTTTGATTACCGCACCCGCCCAATGGTCCCCGGCGAACCTTCCGAGCTGGAATATAAAAAGACCAAACGTCTATGGGAGAAACCGCGCCGCTATTCCCCGGAACAATACTACGGTAATCAACCGGCCGAGGATACTTCTTCCTCCGGTTCTTCATCGTCTTATAATAGTTACGACGATTACGACTATTAAGACTCTGTTTACTTAAAAATCCCGCTTCTTAGAAGCGGGATTTTTTATAGGAACCATTCGACATGATCTGTGAAAATTCCGTCCACACCTTGTGTTTGTAACTGCTCCGCCAAAGTACGGTCGTTCACTGTATACACCAGCACTTTCCAACCGCGACGATGGCAGGTATCCAAGATAGAGGGAGTTAAGCGGGTATGACTGATATGCACGCTTTCAACCTCTAATTGTGCCGCCTGTTCTTC encodes the following:
- the ispD gene encoding 2-C-methyl-D-erythritol 4-phosphate cytidylyltransferase codes for the protein MSETLHFAGAVLVAGGLGKRMGRPKQMLPLAGKAVLIRTIEAFLKVSVIKQIVVVTACENWEALRSCFPQITFAQPGATRLGSVINGVAVLDPRVQAVAVHDGARPLVSAEAIARCLQSGFINGASVLAVPVKDTIKQVRNGFVEQTLNRALLWQAQTPQCYQANVLRRALDKFGYLQDATDESQLVERLGVRVQIEKSDYQNLKITTPEDLIMAEALLQAGLQQRTGFGFDLHRMQTGRKFIVGGVEIPHTKGLLGHSDADVVLHAICDAILGALCEGEIGLLFPPTDPTIKDIDSKKIAARVLEIVKEKGAQLVHIDATLITQEPKISPHYAAVRASLARIFQLEEKNVSFKSKSHEHVGEIGRGEAAMCQAVATVLVGEKK
- a CDS encoding bifunctional 5,10-methylenetetrahydrofolate dehydrogenase/5,10-methenyltetrahydrofolate cyclohydrolase, which produces MLLQGKDLAASLRAPLAERADCVRHHLGRPITLFAVGSTEDYGAYVYLQKEVQAAEKLGIATQVHTVNSQTPVASFLALLDQASADPAVDAILIPRPLPAVLAQSGFTAHLSPEKDIDGMSTLSMGNLFLCKTWADVSQLKTFVPCTAAAVIRFLDYHHISPEGLEAVVIGRSPTVGKPLAHLLTCRNATVKICHTFTPDLSKALQQARLICSAAGQPHLLHAENVPAGCCVIDIATNLDENQHLCGDCQTEELLAKGCNVSSVPGGIGPVTLACLLENIILCGERKKETNQ